A region of the Aphelocoma coerulescens isolate FSJ_1873_10779 chromosome 1, UR_Acoe_1.0, whole genome shotgun sequence genome:
AAGTGGATTGTAAGTTAAGATAAAAGGCAGAACCTGTCCCTGGCAGATTCATATTACCTGCTTCAAGTGTTCTTGACTTCAGACAGTGAGAAAGATCagctctttccttccttccttccaagtCATCTCTTAGATGGGGGGCCAAGTAGGGTATCCCATGACAGTATAATTCTGAACGCTGCAATGACCACCACGTCTTAACTCCATCTCCAGGAATGTACCTCAGCCTACTGAAGAGACTCCTATCTATTAATACAGTATTGCAAGTACAGGCCTTACAGCAAAACTGGGGACGTTCCTGCCCACCTGTTTGCTCAGCTCCTTTCCAGCTGTCTACTCTTCTGACAGAGGCAATACAAGAAATTCTTAGGcttgtgcatttctgtggcCAGACCCTTTGTGTTTCTGTGTAACGAGTGAAAACAAATGCTTCCAGTGTCCTGGTGTCTGATATCCAATAGACATTAATTGTCCAATAGACAGCTGCTAAAAGGCCAGGTCTTTCAGGAGTAACACGGCACAAACTCAGGACCATTTTCAGAGGTTTCTGATTGCATCGCGTGATGGAGGCTCTGGGCCATGTTGCTCTGTGTTTCAGGGAAGAACGATGAAATCACACCTCCAGCTGTGGCCATCTTTTCCCCATCAAAGCAGGAGATCCAGCAGAAGAGCAAGGCCACACTGGTGTGCCTGGCCTCTGGTTTCTACCCTGACCACCTGACTCTGGTCTGGAGGGTGAATGGTGTGAAAAGGACCGAAGGGGTGGGGACAGATGAGTCCTCCACACGGAATGGGAGTACCTACTCACTGACCAGCCGACTGAGGATGCCAGCCTGGGAATGGTTCAACCCTTTGAATCGCTTTGAGTGTGTTgccaatttttttcagaatggaACAACGCAATCAGCGCAAAAATTTATCTATGGCGATGCTGGTGAGTAAAGAAAGACCTCCTCCCCCCCCATGCTGTACAAGATGGAAATCACTAATCAAAAGAGCATGTGTTATGATATGAAACACATCTATATATAGCTTCCATGCAGGGTGTTGTTGTGCACAAATACATGTCGAAATATGTCGGTATTAGCATATGTCTCTTCACAT
Encoded here:
- the LOC138119420 gene encoding T cell receptor beta chain MC.7.G5-like, with the translated sequence MVFGSGTKLTVMGKNDEITPPAVAIFSPSKQEIQQKSKATLVCLASGFYPDHLTLVWRVNGVKRTEGVGTDESSTRNGSTYSLTSRLRMPAWEWFNPLNRFECVANFFQNGTTQSAQKFIYGDAGCALTEESYLRYGNSLKLTYLILCGKALVYAVLVSGLVWTAKTGVKLSRE